From a single Theropithecus gelada isolate Dixy chromosome 10, Tgel_1.0, whole genome shotgun sequence genomic region:
- the C10H20orf27 gene encoding UPF0687 protein C20orf27 homolog isoform X3, protein MAAANKGNKPRVRSIRFAAGHDAEGSHSHVHFDEKLHDSVVMVTQESDSSFLVKVGFLKILHRYEITFTLPPVHRLSKDVREAPVPSLHLKLLSVVPVPEGYSVKCEYSAHKEGVLKEEILLACEGGTGTCVRVTVQARVMDRHHGTPMLLDGVKCVGAELEYDSEHSDWHGFD, encoded by the exons ATGGCTGCGGCTAACAAGG GCAATAAGCCCAGAGTCCGGAGTATCCGCTTTGCGGCAGGCCATGATGCGGAAGGATCCCACAGCCACGTCCACTTTGATGAGAAGCTGCATGACTCGGTGGTCATGGTCACCCAGGAGAGTGACAGCAGCTTTCTGGTCAAG GTTGGCTTCCTGAAGATCCTGCACAGGTATGAGATTACCTTCACTCTGCCCCCAGTGCACAGGCTGAGCAAGGACGTCCGTGAGGCACCTGTCCCCAGCCTGCACCTCAAGCTCCTCAGCGTGGTGCCCGTCCCTGAAG GTTATAGTGTCAAGTGCGAGTACTCAGCACACAAAGAGGGCGTCCTCAAAGAGGAGATACTGCTAGCCTGCGAAGGTGGCACCGGCACCTGTGTGCGCGTGACGGTGCAGGCCCGCGTCATGG ACCGACACCACGGCACGCCCATGCTGCTGGACGGTGTCAAGTGCGTGGGCGCCGAGCTGGAATATGACTCAGAGCACAGCGACTGGCATGGCTTTGACTGA
- the C10H20orf27 gene encoding UPF0687 protein C20orf27 homolog isoform X2 yields MAAANKGKCLPGLVGLAQALPVGPGRRAIAAGNKPRVRSIRFAAGHDAEGSHSHVHFDEKLHDSVVMVTQESDSSFLVKVGFLKILHRYEITFTLPPVHRLSKDVREAPVPSLHLKLLSVVPVPEGYSVKCEYSAHKEGVLKEEILLACEGGTGTCVRVTVQARVMDRHHGTPMLLDGVKCVGAELEYDSEHSDWHGFD; encoded by the exons ATGGCTGCGGCTAACAAGGGTAAGTGCCTTCCTGGCCTGGTGGGGCTTGCACAAGCTCTTCCAGTGGGCCCTGGTAGGAGGGCCATTGCTGCAG GCAATAAGCCCAGAGTCCGGAGTATCCGCTTTGCGGCAGGCCATGATGCGGAAGGATCCCACAGCCACGTCCACTTTGATGAGAAGCTGCATGACTCGGTGGTCATGGTCACCCAGGAGAGTGACAGCAGCTTTCTGGTCAAG GTTGGCTTCCTGAAGATCCTGCACAGGTATGAGATTACCTTCACTCTGCCCCCAGTGCACAGGCTGAGCAAGGACGTCCGTGAGGCACCTGTCCCCAGCCTGCACCTCAAGCTCCTCAGCGTGGTGCCCGTCCCTGAAG GTTATAGTGTCAAGTGCGAGTACTCAGCACACAAAGAGGGCGTCCTCAAAGAGGAGATACTGCTAGCCTGCGAAGGTGGCACCGGCACCTGTGTGCGCGTGACGGTGCAGGCCCGCGTCATGG ACCGACACCACGGCACGCCCATGCTGCTGGACGGTGTCAAGTGCGTGGGCGCCGAGCTGGAATATGACTCAGAGCACAGCGACTGGCATGGCTTTGACTGA
- the C10H20orf27 gene encoding UPF0687 protein C20orf27 homolog isoform X1: MAAANKGKCLPGLVGLAQALPVGPGRRAIAAGNKPRVRSIRFAAGHDAEGSHSHVHFDEKLHDSVVMVTQESDSSFLVKVGFLKILHRYEITFTLPPVHRLSKDVREAPVPSLHLKLLSVVPVPEGYSVKCEYSAHKEGVLKEEILLACEGGTGTCVRVTVQARVMGESVRLLVGGGMHKLDCKGFCPQGTRAEQGLLAQFGGSQPPWWVPTSS, from the exons ATGGCTGCGGCTAACAAGGGTAAGTGCCTTCCTGGCCTGGTGGGGCTTGCACAAGCTCTTCCAGTGGGCCCTGGTAGGAGGGCCATTGCTGCAG GCAATAAGCCCAGAGTCCGGAGTATCCGCTTTGCGGCAGGCCATGATGCGGAAGGATCCCACAGCCACGTCCACTTTGATGAGAAGCTGCATGACTCGGTGGTCATGGTCACCCAGGAGAGTGACAGCAGCTTTCTGGTCAAG GTTGGCTTCCTGAAGATCCTGCACAGGTATGAGATTACCTTCACTCTGCCCCCAGTGCACAGGCTGAGCAAGGACGTCCGTGAGGCACCTGTCCCCAGCCTGCACCTCAAGCTCCTCAGCGTGGTGCCCGTCCCTGAAG GTTATAGTGTCAAGTGCGAGTACTCAGCACACAAAGAGGGCGTCCTCAAAGAGGAGATACTGCTAGCCTGCGAAGGTGGCACCGGCACCTGTGTGCGCGTGACGGTGCAGGCCCGCGTCATGGGTGAGAGCGTGAGGCTCCTGGTTGGAGGAGGGATGCACAAGCTCGACTGCAAGGGTTTCTGTCCTCAGGGAACCAGGGCTGAACAAGGGCTCCTTGCCCAGTTTGGGGGTTCTCAACCTCCTTGGTGGGTCCCCACCTCCAGCTGA